In a single window of the Podospora pseudocomata strain CBS 415.72m chromosome 2 map unlocalized CBS415.72m_2, whole genome shotgun sequence genome:
- a CDS encoding uncharacterized protein (EggNog:ENOG503P12P) yields the protein MSSIQSFYHKDSTPSRSCKPHNPENEAFTQAEIEAARRPLTQSWRPKGVYEEVTIAELQPGPTKVRFKARIVNFSAATHGRGRGRSALPENFHTLIVKDDTGVVLLKLLSSGSDQDVLKLGTLVTVWTGFVADYSAAHIAYSNFRIPFVSLMISIHPSAGSTSCIRFHNETNPSQDTTELCRVPLNYDNFINLSQVPGLMSLKAYISSGYDDNQDAHILVCVFSAGPCLTVWSKDKQKDLELIEVRVFDETCNNCVLKLWEDKVSSAESWVANQTILLITNPILKHSIRSNGLVELGIGSSSMVEVDPDFPDADWLRHMAAARTRKESVHIPFPVDIWDVDAAIHGPGRTLYTLADIDEYVREVPEVVFTGKLNLLITGVSIVEQCRKRQLCCFECCNIPLYSHNANATCKNCLKTHELSLNPKIIGSLTDEAGSVAAGKLIWSDRAWTELLFGNNNTAPAEAVHTQAMHVFSELADDSHADRGIVAVKNGDDNGDVSIKKEKSDSVEIEYEKHFLGDDIFDDLDDLDDPFDDLQPQEVVAKQSYESWKVLTRLDNDSLRDVEERLLYSRVTLTFGWSPRVGRLCVLGVEW from the exons ATGTCGTCGATACAATCCTTCTACCACAAAGACTCGACCCCCTCTAGGTCTTGCAAACCTCACAATCCTGAGAACGAGGCCTTTACgcaggccgagattgagGCAGCTCGCCGACCACTTACACAATCCTGGCGACCAAAGGGCGTCTACGAGGAAGTCACTATTGCTGAACTTCAACCTGGACCTACCAAGGTTCGGTTCAAGGCGAGGATCGTGAACTTTTCTGCCGCCACAcatggaagaggaagaggtcgCTCTGCGCTCCCAGAGAACTTTCACACGCTGATCGTCAAAGATGACACTGGCGTTGTCCTC CTCAAACTCCTAAGCTCGGGCTCTGACCAGGACGTTCTCAAACTCGGCACCCTCGTAACTGTCTGGACTGGCTTTGTGGCCGATTACTCGGCAGCACACATAGCGTATTCTAATTTTCGAATCCCATTCGTCTCGTTGATGATCTCCATTCATCCCTCTGCAGGGTCAACATCCTGTATCAGATTCCACAACGAAACCAATCCATCGCAAGACACCACCGAGCTTTGCCGTGTGCCTTTGAACTACGATAACTTCATCAATTTATCTCAGGTTCCTGGTCTCATGAGTCTCAAAGCCTACATCAGCAGTGGGTATGATGACAACCAGGACGCCCATATTCTGGTATGCGTCTTCAGTGCCGGCCCATGTTTGACGGTTTGGTCCAAGGACAAGCAGAAAGATCTGGAGTTGATCGAAGTTCGAGTCTTTGACGAGACATGCAACAACTGTGTGCTCAAACTCTGGGAGGACAAGGTGTCCTCGGCCGAATCCTGGGTCGCCAACCAGACCattcttctcatcaccaacccaatCTTGAAGCACTCTATCCGGAGCAATGGGCTGGTGGAACTTGGCATCGGATCGAGTTCTATGGTCGAGGTCGATCCTGACTTTCCGGACGCTGACTGGCTTCGACACATGGCTGCCGCTCGCACGAGAAAAGAAAGCGTCCATATCCCCTTCCCGGTTGACATTTGGGATGTTGACGCTGCTATTCACGGGCCTGGCCGGACGCTCTACACGCTGGCAGACATTGATGAGTATGTCCGCGAAGTACCAGAGGTAGTTTTCACAGGCAAACTCAACCTGTTGATCACGGGGGTGTCGATTGTGGAGCAATGCAGGAAGCGGCAGCTCTGCTGCTTCGAATG CTGCAACATCCCCCTCTACTCCCACAACGCCAACGCCACCTGCAAAAACTGCCTCAAAACACACGagctctccctcaacccaaaGATCATCGGCTCCTTGACAGACGAGGCCGGCTCCGTGGCAGCAGGGAAACTGATTTGGAGCGATAGAGCGTGGACTGAACTCCTATTCGGGAATAACAACACTGCCCCAGCCGAAGCTGTACACACGCAGGCTATGCATGTGTTTTCAGAACTGGCCGACGACTCTCACGCTGATCGAGGTATCGTCGCTGTCAAGAACGGGGATGACAATGGTGATGTGAGCATCAAAAAGGAGAAAAGCGACAGTGTTGAGATCGAGTACGAAAAGCACTTCCTTGGAGACGACATCTTTGACGACCTGGATGATTTGGACGACCCGTTTGATGATCTCCAGCcgcaggaggtggtggcaaaGCAGAGTTACGAGTCGTGGAAGGTGCTGACTAGGCTTGATAACGATTCGCTGAGGGACGTGGAGGAGCGGCTGTTGTATTCGAGAGTGACGCTGACGTTTGGGTGGTCGccgagggtggggaggttgtgtgTGCTGGGTGTGGAGTGGTGA
- a CDS encoding uncharacterized protein (COG:I; EggNog:ENOG503NW0Q): MVINSRWTVDIPRSSLQKWIFGSATEPLADTKSFIDPENPDSNYITLSDYRLLSKRVALGLQKAGLKTGERVLIFSGNNIFFPSIFLGVLMAGGIFTGANPTMVTRELAYQLRDSGASYMFVAEAALKTGLEAAKEAGLPRDRVFILGGNTPVAPELIASTNPSPGVQGKAEGARHWTELLVGNRSQAEKWSWQEPADPENTLCCLNYSSGTTGVPKGVMITHYSYVANSVGVVYINNLDPQFQEKQKRARMVCFLPLYHAYGQTYFVATMPYLRTPVYIMQGFDFVKLLTYIQKFRITTLACVPPIVIAFAKHPAAKKFDLSSIESIGSGAAPLGLEVAREVEKMLPNADYIRQGWGMTEVTCTAMAWDPNSTEGSSGGVGEMNPNCKAKLMSLDGKTEITKAGERGELWVSGPTLMRGYWNKPEQTADTIVVDGDGTRWLKTGDISYVEKYEPGGIFHIVDRSKELIKVKGNQVAPAELEALLLENPDVNDAAVVGVTINGEELPRAYIVRNPTSKASEQDVAKWMEGKVTRYKRLKGGVVFVAEIPKNPSGKILRKILRERAAKEVGDSAPKASKLA, translated from the exons ATGGTGATCAACTCAAGATGGACGGTTGATATTCCACGCAGCTCCCTACAGAAATGGATCTTTGGCTCAGCAACCGAACCTCTCGCGGATACAAAGTCGTTCATCGACCCCGAGAATCCCGACAGCAACTACATCACCCTCAGTGACTACCGACTCCTCTCGAAGAGGGTGGCCCTGGGCCTGCAAAAGGCCGGCTTGAAGACTGGCGAACGAGTCTTGATCTTCTCGGGCAACAACATTTTCTTCCCCTCGATTTTCCTCGGCGTTCTCATGGCGGGTGGCATCTTCACTGGTGCCAACCCAACCATGGTGACAAGAGAACTCGCCTATCAGCTTCGCGATAGTGGCGCCAGTTACATGTTTGTTGCCGAGGCAGCTCTGAAGACGGGCCTCGAAGCGGCAAAGGAGGCCGGGCTGCCCAGAGATCGCGTCTTCATCCTTGGCGGCAACACCCCTGTCGCTCCCGAGTTGATTGCTTCCACGAACCCGAGCCCAGGTGTTCAGGGGAAGGCGGAAGGGGCCCGACACTGGACCGAGCTGCTTGTTGGAAATCGCTCACAGGCTGAGAAGTGGTCGTGGCAGGAGCCTGCTGACCCAGAGAACACTCTCTGCTGCCTCAACTACAGCAGCGGGACGACGGGAGTGCCCAAGGGTGTCATGATCACTCATTACTCCTATGTTGCCAACAGTGTCGGCGTCGTctacatcaacaacctggaTCCCCAATTCCAAGAGAAGCAGAAGCGAGCCCGGATGGTCTGCTTCCTTCCACTCTATCACGCATACGGTCAGACATACTTCGTCGCCACCATGCCGTACCTCCGTACCCCAGTATACATCATGCAAGGCTTTGATTTTGTGAAGCTTCTCACGTATATCCAAAAGTTTCGCATTACCACCCTGGCTTGCGTACCCCCAATCGTCATTGCCTTTGCCAAGCACCCTGCGGCCAAGAAGTTCGACCTTTCCAGTATCGAGAGCATAGGATCTGGAGCGGCCCCGTTGGGCCTTGAGGTCGCCAGAGAAGTTGAAAAGATGCTTCCAAATGCCGACTACATCCGCCAGGGATGGGGAATGACCGAGGTCACCTGCACGGCAATGGCCTGGGATCCTAACAGCACCGAGGGTTCCtccggtggtgtgggtgagaTGAACCCCAACTGTAAGGCAAAGCTCATGTCTCTGGATGGAAAGACAGAAATCACCAAGGCTGGCGAGCGAGGTGAACTCTGGGTGTCGGGTCCCACTCTGATGCGTGGCTATTGGAACAAGCCTGAACAGACTGCCGATACTATCGTGGTCGACGGCGATGGGACTCGTTGGCTCAAGACCGGGGACATCTCGTACGTGGAGAAGTATGAGCCCGGTGGTATCTTCCACATCGTGGACCGCTCCAAGGAGCTGATCAAGGTCAAGGGTAACCAGGTTGCACCAGCAGAGCTGGaggctcttcttcttgagaacCCAGACGTGaatgatgctgctgttgttggtgtaaCGATCAACGGTGAAGAGCTGCCGCGGGCGTACATTGTGCGGAATCCAACATCGAAGGCTTCGGAGCAGGACGTTGCCAAGTGGATGGAGGGCAAGGTTACTCGTTATAAGCGGTTaaagggtggtgttgtgtttgtgGCCGAGATTCCAAAGAATCCG TCTGGCAAGATTCTCCGCAAGATTCTGCGGGAGCGTGcggcgaaggaggtgggcGACAGTGCGCCCAAAGCGTCCAAGCTGGCTTGA